One window of Halopelagius longus genomic DNA carries:
- the fdhF gene encoding formate dehydrogenase subunit alpha, with protein sequence MSSDDLSPVDAADSDPLPGVPDVEDPQPSTPLTEDFVTGTANDPEVGSRTKGMAQITVDGRNISLPPGSTIKDALDAVETEGNVPALCAYDRDTEQGDNVGPRSECRTCVVETEEHGIVPSCSYPVEDGMTVRTDDEDAANMRDVNLDLTLSNHNLRCTTCGQNGRCELQDASIENGVHEPRYGVFEDRDEYVPLDDSSSVIQIDRNKCIFCNRCVEACNDVQVEGVLRMKGDTGQDLHIDFQNGADKFDDSTCVSCGHCATVCPTGSLVEKGLVDAATLPIPGFSQKNSIGKVIEHVPVETAETSDSPNRDIYGGGATAATGSAESDELSGVARYMAKAKRQARENGTRVGKTMMQRIEHVAEDVTSESIPAGWLFGIATTVADARLSRVNKAETTCNYCAVGCRFELYGKDGEILGVRPTESDDSAPANDFSTCVKGKFGYDFADSPDRLDTPLIKEDGEFREATWEEALDEIYENLTAVRDEYGTDSIAVTSSSKATNEENFLNQKFARQVLQTPHVDNCARLCHSSTVAGLQQTVGYGAMATRINEDVGETDCYLITGSNTTESHPVLATRIKQNARSGADLFVFDPRKVGLAEHATQYTRTRPGSDIAWINGMINHIISEDLHDEEFIENRTKHFEELKEKVEPFTPERVEELSSVPPEDLKEAAETIATADTCIFGWAMGMTQHAHGTRNVLAMTNLALVTGNMGKQGAGLSPFRGQNNVQGGGGDMGPAPHTLPGYQDLQDDEVLDKFEEAWGVRPPDRVGLRLPEQYEAMMDDELHGMYIMGENPALSEPNNTEAQEAVQKLDFLAVQDIFLTETAQYADVVLPAASAAEKSGTFTNTERRIQRVRPAIDPPGQAKSDFEILIDLAERFGYEWDYDDPSDVMEEISSLVPIYGGVDYDRLAAEDGSLQWPVWDTEHAGTPYLYEEEFNFEDGRARFVPADYAGPKEMPDEEYPLMLTTGRVLYHWHTGTMTRRVEALMHSVPESFVTIHPNMAETLGVSDGEYVRVSSRRGSIVVRADVEETSDEGVVFIPMHFARGAVNELTSHETDPTSHIPEYKVSSVKIEPLGADPDEEPFTVEMPGDATAGREEGRSPGAGESGADD encoded by the coding sequence ATGAGCTCCGACGACCTGTCGCCCGTCGACGCGGCGGACTCGGACCCGCTTCCGGGCGTCCCGGACGTGGAGGACCCTCAACCCTCCACACCGCTGACGGAGGACTTCGTGACGGGCACCGCGAACGACCCGGAAGTCGGCTCCCGGACCAAGGGGATGGCCCAGATCACCGTCGACGGCAGGAACATCTCCCTCCCGCCGGGGTCGACCATCAAGGACGCCCTCGACGCCGTCGAAACCGAGGGGAACGTCCCGGCCCTCTGTGCGTACGACAGAGACACCGAACAGGGCGACAACGTCGGCCCGCGGAGCGAGTGCCGGACGTGCGTGGTCGAGACGGAGGAACACGGCATCGTGCCCTCGTGCAGTTACCCCGTCGAGGACGGCATGACCGTCCGCACCGACGACGAGGACGCCGCGAACATGCGCGACGTGAACCTCGATCTGACCCTCTCGAACCACAACCTCCGCTGTACGACGTGCGGGCAGAACGGACGCTGCGAACTGCAGGACGCCTCCATCGAGAACGGCGTCCACGAACCGCGGTACGGCGTCTTCGAGGACAGAGACGAGTACGTTCCGCTCGACGACTCCTCGTCGGTCATCCAGATAGACCGCAACAAGTGCATCTTCTGTAACCGGTGCGTCGAAGCCTGCAACGACGTGCAGGTGGAGGGCGTCCTCCGGATGAAGGGCGACACCGGCCAGGACCTGCACATCGACTTCCAGAACGGCGCGGACAAGTTCGACGACTCCACCTGCGTCTCCTGCGGTCACTGCGCCACCGTCTGCCCGACCGGCTCTCTGGTCGAGAAGGGACTCGTGGACGCCGCGACCCTCCCCATCCCGGGGTTCTCACAGAAGAACTCCATCGGGAAGGTCATAGAGCACGTCCCCGTCGAGACGGCCGAGACGTCCGACAGCCCGAACCGCGACATCTACGGCGGCGGCGCGACGGCCGCGACCGGTTCGGCCGAATCGGACGAACTCTCCGGCGTCGCGCGCTACATGGCGAAGGCGAAGCGACAGGCGCGCGAGAACGGGACGCGCGTCGGGAAGACGATGATGCAGCGAATCGAACACGTCGCCGAGGACGTCACCTCCGAGTCGATTCCGGCGGGGTGGCTGTTCGGCATCGCGACCACCGTCGCGGACGCCCGCCTCTCGCGGGTCAACAAGGCCGAGACCACCTGCAACTACTGCGCCGTCGGCTGTCGGTTCGAGTTGTACGGCAAGGACGGCGAGATACTCGGCGTCCGCCCCACCGAGAGCGACGATTCGGCCCCCGCAAACGACTTCTCGACGTGCGTGAAGGGGAAGTTCGGCTACGACTTCGCCGACAGTCCGGACAGGCTCGACACGCCCCTCATCAAGGAGGACGGCGAGTTCCGCGAGGCGACGTGGGAGGAGGCGCTAGACGAGATATACGAGAACCTCACCGCCGTCCGGGATGAGTACGGCACCGACTCCATCGCCGTCACCTCCTCCTCGAAGGCGACCAACGAGGAGAACTTCCTGAACCAGAAGTTCGCCCGGCAGGTGCTACAGACGCCGCACGTGGACAACTGCGCGCGCCTCTGTCACTCCTCTACGGTCGCCGGCTTACAACAGACCGTCGGGTACGGCGCGATGGCGACGCGAATCAACGAGGACGTCGGCGAGACGGACTGTTACCTCATCACGGGGTCGAACACCACCGAGAGCCACCCCGTCCTCGCGACGCGCATCAAGCAGAACGCCCGAAGCGGGGCGGACCTGTTCGTCTTCGACCCGCGGAAGGTCGGACTCGCCGAACACGCCACGCAGTACACCCGAACGCGCCCCGGCAGCGACATCGCGTGGATAAACGGGATGATCAACCACATCATCTCCGAGGACCTCCACGACGAGGAGTTCATCGAGAACCGGACGAAGCACTTCGAGGAACTGAAAGAGAAGGTCGAACCGTTCACGCCCGAACGCGTCGAGGAACTGTCGAGCGTCCCGCCGGAGGACCTGAAGGAGGCGGCCGAGACGATAGCGACGGCCGACACCTGCATCTTCGGGTGGGCGATGGGGATGACCCAACACGCCCACGGGACGCGGAACGTGCTCGCGATGACGAACCTCGCCCTCGTGACGGGCAACATGGGCAAGCAGGGCGCGGGACTGTCGCCGTTCCGCGGCCAGAACAACGTGCAGGGCGGCGGCGGCGACATGGGCCCCGCCCCCCACACGCTCCCGGGGTATCAGGACCTCCAAGACGACGAGGTTCTGGACAAGTTCGAGGAGGCGTGGGGCGTCCGCCCGCCGGACAGAGTCGGCCTCCGCCTCCCCGAACAGTACGAGGCGATGATGGACGACGAACTCCACGGGATGTACATCATGGGCGAGAACCCCGCGCTGTCGGAACCGAACAACACCGAGGCTCAAGAGGCGGTCCAGAAGTTGGACTTCCTCGCGGTGCAGGATATCTTCCTCACCGAAACCGCCCAGTACGCGGACGTGGTGTTGCCCGCCGCCTCCGCCGCCGAGAAGTCGGGGACGTTCACGAACACCGAACGCCGCATCCAACGGGTTCGACCGGCCATCGACCCGCCGGGACAGGCGAAGTCCGACTTCGAGATACTCATCGACCTCGCGGAACGGTTCGGCTACGAGTGGGACTACGACGATCCCTCCGACGTGATGGAGGAGATATCGTCGCTCGTCCCCATCTACGGCGGCGTCGACTACGACCGACTCGCCGCGGAGGACGGCAGCCTCCAGTGGCCCGTCTGGGACACCGAACACGCGGGGACGCCGTACCTCTACGAGGAGGAGTTCAACTTCGAGGACGGACGCGCGCGGTTCGTCCCGGCCGACTACGCCGGGCCGAAGGAGATGCCGGACGAGGAGTACCCGCTGATGCTCACGACGGGGCGCGTCCTCTACCACTGGCACACGGGGACGATGACGCGCCGCGTCGAGGCACTCATGCACAGCGTCCCGGAGAGTTTCGTCACCATCCATCCGAACATGGCCGAGACGCTCGGCGTCTCCGACGGCGAGTACGTCCGCGTCTCCTCGCGGCGCGGGAGCATCGTCGTCCGCGCGGACGTAGAGGAGACGTCCGACGAGGGCGTCGTCTTCATCCCGATGCACTTCGCCCGCGGCGCGGTGAACGAACTCACGTCGCACGAAACCGACCCCACCTCGCACATCCCCGAGTACAAGGTGTCGAGCGTGAAGATCGAGCCGCTGGGCGCGGACCCCGACGAGGAACCGTTCACCGTCGAGATGCCCGGCGACGCCACGGCGGGCCGCGAAGAGGGACGGAGTCCGGGCGCCGGCGAGTCCGGCGCGGACGACTAA
- a CDS encoding cobyric acid synthase, with product MTDGEPRPARTLLVAGTASHVGKSTVVAGLCRRLADRGVSVAPFKAQNMSNNARAVPRADAVRDESESDRNVFGEVGVSQYVQARAARVRPTTDHNPVLLKPRGDGESQLVVDGEAVAHLSAGEYYDAHWDRARTAAADAHARLAADHDVIVAEGAGSIAEINLHDRDLSNVETTRFSDADVLLVADIERGGVFASLVGTLELMPDDVRERVVGAVVTKFRGDRSILEPGLDAFEERTEVPILAVLPYDDPGLPEEDSVSLPAEGERATLGDASPADDGVTVAVPRLPRVSNATDLEPLAAEPGVRVAFVPLDSDLSSADAVVLPGTKNTADDLLACREAGLHDRLRAFDGPVVGLCGGYQLLGERLLAADAEGTGDRTEIPGVGLLPVETAFSPEKRVAAVEWTVDGSGPLAGAAGPVSGYEIHAGETRATAAVETPFTDPDTGASDASLGARRGDALGTYLHGLFENDAARAAFVRRVFEAAAVEPPARESEGDARPADPYDRAATLVSDISLDALFGTDAPFASGSEE from the coding sequence ATGACCGACGGAGAACCCCGCCCCGCCCGAACGCTCCTCGTCGCGGGCACCGCGAGCCACGTCGGCAAGAGCACCGTCGTCGCCGGCCTCTGCCGCCGCCTCGCGGACCGCGGCGTCTCCGTCGCGCCGTTCAAGGCCCAGAACATGAGCAACAACGCCCGCGCCGTCCCGCGGGCCGACGCGGTTCGGGACGAAAGCGAGAGCGACCGGAACGTCTTCGGCGAGGTGGGCGTCTCCCAGTACGTCCAAGCGCGGGCGGCGCGCGTCCGCCCGACGACGGACCACAACCCCGTCCTGTTGAAACCCCGCGGCGACGGCGAGTCGCAACTCGTCGTCGACGGCGAGGCGGTGGCGCACCTCTCTGCGGGCGAGTACTACGACGCTCACTGGGACCGCGCGCGGACCGCCGCGGCGGACGCTCACGCCCGCCTCGCCGCCGACCACGACGTTATCGTCGCCGAGGGTGCGGGCTCGATAGCGGAGATAAACCTCCACGACAGGGACCTCTCGAACGTCGAGACGACGCGCTTTTCCGACGCGGACGTGCTTCTCGTCGCGGACATCGAACGCGGCGGCGTCTTCGCCTCCCTCGTGGGAACGCTCGAGCTGATGCCCGACGACGTGCGCGAACGCGTCGTCGGCGCGGTGGTGACGAAGTTCCGCGGCGACCGCTCGATTCTCGAACCGGGCCTCGACGCCTTCGAGGAGCGAACCGAGGTCCCGATTCTGGCCGTCCTGCCGTACGACGACCCCGGCCTCCCCGAGGAGGACAGCGTCTCGCTTCCCGCCGAGGGCGAACGGGCGACGCTCGGAGACGCCTCGCCCGCCGACGACGGCGTCACCGTCGCCGTCCCGCGCCTGCCGCGCGTCTCGAACGCGACGGACCTCGAACCCCTCGCGGCGGAACCCGGCGTCCGCGTCGCCTTCGTCCCCCTCGATTCGGACCTCTCTTCCGCCGACGCCGTCGTCCTCCCGGGGACGAAGAACACCGCCGACGACCTTCTCGCCTGCCGCGAGGCCGGACTCCACGACCGACTGCGGGCGTTCGACGGCCCCGTCGTCGGCCTCTGCGGCGGCTATCAGTTGCTCGGAGAGCGACTCCTCGCGGCCGACGCCGAGGGGACGGGCGACCGGACGGAGATTCCCGGCGTCGGACTGCTCCCCGTCGAGACGGCGTTCTCCCCGGAGAAACGCGTCGCGGCCGTCGAGTGGACCGTCGATGGGTCGGGTCCCCTCGCGGGCGCGGCAGGCCCCGTCTCCGGCTACGAGATTCACGCGGGCGAGACGCGGGCCACGGCGGCGGTGGAGACGCCGTTTACGGACCCCGATACGGGCGCGAGCGACGCCTCCCTCGGCGCTCGCCGCGGCGACGCCCTCGGCACGTACCTCCACGGCCTCTTCGAGAACGACGCGGCGCGGGCGGCGTTCGTCCGCCGCGTCTTCGAGGCGGCGGCGGTCGAACCGCCGGCGCGCGAATCCGAGGGGGACGCCCGACCCGCCGACCCGTACGACCGCGCGGCGACGCTCGTCTCGGATATCTCGCTCGACGCGCTCTTCGGGACCGACGCGCCGTTCGCTTCCGGTTCCGAGGAGTGA
- a CDS encoding aldehyde ferredoxin oxidoreductase family protein has product METPYALRANLSTGETRRERLPEDWGERFVGGKGLAARYLYETLDPGTDPLAPENVLIFALGPLSGHLPGETRVAAVTKSPLSGTFLDSYVGGSFASRLVGSLRPNALLVVEGVAPEPSALVVSDGDVRIERTDSWGDDAPATDEAFDGGVACIGPAGENRVRFATVAVDGGDHHFGRGGVGAVFGSKRLKAVAASDDPETPSEESEELAASFRSSDAGRWLDAHGTVGTVEFADAADVLPTRGWRDGTFAGAEDIGIEAVRAAAVARETSDDDVPGDFRVAGRDDDGDDGGPGDGETVPRGATPISLGAALGIDDFDAVAELGGLCDRLGLDVISAGNAVAWAIRAAEEGHLSADAPTFGDPDAARELLENVARRETDLGNALADGVAAAASRFGGADLIPIIKGVSLPTYDPRGSPAQALAYATSDRGACHRRARPVVEEVFATEAWTEAERAASVAAEQDARAASWCLVADDFVGDVLSDRAAAMLEERGYDGDLETLGERVWNLTRLFNVREGFDRSDDSLPAALRRSQERGHREGLDADAFESLLSAYYERRGWDDRGRPTRSTLERLDLLSDADAETPLGG; this is encoded by the coding sequence ATGGAGACGCCGTACGCCCTCCGGGCGAACCTCTCGACGGGCGAGACGCGCCGCGAACGACTCCCCGAAGACTGGGGAGAGCGGTTCGTCGGCGGCAAGGGCCTCGCCGCGCGCTACCTCTACGAGACGCTAGACCCCGGAACGGACCCCCTCGCTCCGGAGAACGTCCTGATTTTCGCGCTCGGTCCCCTCTCCGGCCATCTCCCGGGCGAGACGCGCGTCGCGGCCGTCACGAAGTCGCCGCTCTCGGGCACGTTTCTCGACTCCTACGTCGGCGGGTCGTTCGCCTCCCGCCTCGTCGGGTCGCTCCGACCGAACGCGCTCCTCGTCGTCGAGGGCGTCGCCCCCGAACCGTCTGCGCTCGTCGTCTCCGACGGCGACGTTCGGATCGAACGGACCGACTCGTGGGGCGACGACGCACCCGCGACCGACGAGGCGTTCGACGGCGGCGTCGCCTGCATCGGCCCGGCGGGCGAGAACCGCGTCCGGTTCGCCACCGTCGCGGTGGACGGCGGCGACCACCACTTCGGGCGGGGCGGCGTCGGGGCCGTCTTCGGGTCGAAGCGACTGAAGGCCGTCGCCGCCAGCGACGACCCGGAGACGCCGAGCGAGGAGTCCGAGGAACTCGCGGCGTCGTTCCGGTCCAGCGACGCCGGCCGGTGGTTGGACGCCCACGGAACCGTCGGCACCGTCGAGTTCGCCGACGCGGCGGACGTGCTTCCGACGCGCGGGTGGCGCGACGGCACGTTCGCGGGCGCTGAGGACATCGGCATCGAGGCGGTGCGGGCGGCGGCCGTCGCGCGCGAAACGTCCGACGACGACGTTCCCGGCGACTTCCGAGTCGCGGGGCGAGACGACGACGGCGACGACGGCGGGCCCGGCGACGGGGAGACGGTGCCGCGCGGCGCGACGCCCATCTCCCTCGGCGCGGCCCTCGGCATCGACGACTTCGACGCCGTCGCCGAACTCGGCGGCCTCTGCGACAGACTCGGTCTCGACGTCATCTCGGCCGGTAACGCCGTCGCGTGGGCCATCCGCGCCGCCGAGGAGGGGCACCTCTCCGCGGACGCGCCGACCTTCGGCGACCCCGACGCCGCGCGGGAACTCTTAGAGAACGTCGCCCGACGGGAGACGGACCTGGGGAACGCGCTGGCCGACGGCGTGGCGGCCGCCGCGAGTCGATTCGGCGGTGCGGACCTGATTCCGATAATCAAGGGCGTCTCGCTCCCGACGTACGACCCCCGAGGCTCCCCGGCGCAGGCACTCGCCTACGCGACGAGCGACAGAGGCGCGTGCCACCGCCGCGCCCGACCGGTCGTCGAGGAGGTGTTCGCCACCGAGGCGTGGACGGAGGCGGAACGCGCCGCCAGCGTCGCCGCCGAACAGGACGCCCGCGCCGCCTCGTGGTGCCTCGTCGCGGACGACTTCGTGGGCGACGTGCTGTCGGACCGCGCGGCGGCGATGCTCGAAGAGCGCGGCTACGACGGCGACTTGGAGACGCTCGGAGAACGAGTGTGGAACCTCACGCGCCTGTTCAACGTCCGCGAGGGGTTCGACCGCTCGGACGACTCCCTGCCGGCGGCCCTCCGTCGGTCGCAGGAACGGGGCCACCGCGAGGGGTTAGACGCCGACGCGTTCGAGTCGTTGCTCTCGGCGTACTACGAGCGTCGCGGGTGGGACGACCGGGGGCGGCCGACCCGTTCGACGCTCGAACGGTTGGACCTGCTCTCGGACGCGGACGCGGAGACGCCCCTCGGCGGGTGA
- a CDS encoding adenosylcobinamide amidohydrolase yields MSDPAEPTAGVFDCLVRDGVCRLRRPETRWLSTGHAGGESVGPVAYNVSVPEGWAERDVDGYVARRLADAGFDADGPALLTGVSMRHARVARLGPVEAVVTAGVDNPAALPVSEEKTAGDGGSDADTDATPAGTVNVFVGTTRALEPGALENLVALAAEAKAATLVSRTGVPGTTTDAVVAACDPAGDAAAYSGSATEVGAAARACVRDALLAALDSRYADEDPPASVAEAEHGVVTDETAAVSRPPGADR; encoded by the coding sequence GTGTCCGACCCCGCCGAACCGACCGCCGGCGTCTTCGACTGTCTCGTCCGCGACGGCGTCTGCCGCCTCCGCAGACCTGAGACCCGGTGGCTCTCGACGGGGCACGCCGGCGGCGAATCCGTCGGCCCCGTCGCGTACAACGTGAGCGTCCCCGAAGGCTGGGCCGAAAGGGACGTAGACGGCTACGTCGCGCGCCGACTCGCGGACGCCGGGTTCGACGCCGACGGCCCGGCGTTGCTCACCGGCGTCTCGATGCGTCACGCGCGCGTCGCCCGACTCGGCCCCGTCGAAGCCGTCGTCACGGCGGGCGTCGACAACCCCGCCGCGTTACCTGTCTCGGAGGAAAAGACCGCTGGAGACGGCGGTTCCGACGCCGACACGGACGCGACGCCCGCCGGCACCGTGAACGTCTTCGTCGGGACGACGCGCGCCCTCGAACCGGGTGCGCTCGAAAACCTCGTCGCCCTCGCCGCCGAGGCGAAGGCGGCGACGCTCGTCTCGCGGACGGGCGTTCCGGGGACGACGACGGACGCGGTGGTCGCCGCCTGCGACCCCGCGGGCGACGCCGCCGCCTACTCCGGGAGCGCGACGGAGGTGGGTGCCGCGGCCCGCGCCTGCGTTCGCGACGCTCTCCTCGCCGCCCTCGATTCGCGTTACGCCGACGAGGACCCGCCCGCGTCCGTCGCCGAGGCGGAACACGGCGTCGTCACCGACGAGACGGCGGCGGTGTCGCGGCCGCCGGGCGCGGACCGGTGA
- a CDS encoding nicotinate-nucleotide--dimethylbenzimidazole phosphoribosyltransferase produces MRLILVAGTTRTAERDGISAAGATRDLLLHTPSADAEILTYGEPIRAPVTPVSPSGCPTPAAVTRAVYELLDFEATVVDGGLARPTAAPTVAMGAKPGRDIGEPDPVQTAPGAFAAARELGRALPDAEIVVGETVPGGTTTAMAVLRALGEEWPVSSSFPENPVELKERVVAEAFESSDMDPGQAAHTPELAVRFVGDPVLAVAAGLAAGALESGTEVILGGGTQMLAVAALVRHAGVPEPMTLATTSYLRDDVPELSAAASSFDLDLVVTDPGFDAPEAGPLSAYADGVAKEGAAMGGALHLAAREGVRERVIDATLDTLARLNADDGP; encoded by the coding sequence GTGCGACTGATACTCGTCGCGGGCACCACCCGCACGGCGGAGCGAGACGGAATCAGCGCCGCCGGGGCGACGCGCGACCTCCTCCTGCACACGCCGAGCGCCGACGCCGAGATTCTGACGTACGGCGAGCCGATTCGCGCGCCGGTCACGCCCGTCAGCCCGTCGGGGTGTCCGACCCCCGCGGCGGTCACCCGCGCGGTGTACGAACTGCTGGACTTCGAGGCGACGGTCGTAGACGGCGGTCTCGCCCGCCCGACGGCGGCCCCGACGGTGGCGATGGGCGCGAAACCCGGCCGCGACATCGGCGAACCGGACCCCGTCCAGACCGCGCCGGGGGCGTTCGCCGCCGCGCGGGAACTCGGACGCGCGCTTCCGGACGCGGAGATAGTCGTCGGCGAGACGGTTCCCGGCGGGACGACGACGGCGATGGCCGTCCTCCGCGCCCTCGGCGAGGAGTGGCCCGTCTCCTCGTCGTTCCCCGAGAACCCGGTCGAACTGAAAGAGCGAGTCGTCGCCGAGGCGTTCGAGTCGTCGGATATGGACCCGGGGCAGGCGGCCCACACGCCCGAGTTGGCCGTCCGGTTCGTCGGCGACCCCGTCCTCGCCGTCGCCGCGGGACTGGCCGCGGGCGCACTCGAATCGGGGACCGAGGTGATTCTCGGCGGCGGCACGCAGATGCTCGCCGTCGCCGCACTCGTCCGCCACGCGGGCGTCCCCGAACCGATGACGCTCGCCACCACGTCGTACCTCCGCGACGACGTGCCCGAACTCTCCGCCGCGGCGTCGTCGTTCGACCTCGACCTGGTCGTCACCGACCCCGGGTTCGACGCGCCCGAGGCCGGTCCGCTCTCGGCGTACGCCGACGGCGTCGCAAAGGAGGGGGCCGCGATGGGCGGCGCGTTGCATCTCGCCGCGCGGGAAGGGGTCCGCGAGCGCGTAATCGACGCAACGCTTGATACGCTGGCACGTCTCAACGCGGACGATGGACCCTGA
- a CDS encoding threonine-phosphate decarboxylase, which yields MDPDAVSSVSRVPHGGSDDDRLVDFSANTNPRRPPGAAMAYEAAFGVTSRYPSDDYADFRIAAARYVDCDPQQVVPTAGGLAALRLAFGVTVDSGETVVLPEPSFGEYDREVRLQGGVPVPVAHDELLSVDPSGHAAVVVCNPNNPTGEAYHPNDLREFLARCREAGTVLVADEAFLDFTDYPSLAGEDGVVVARSLTKMFGMPGLRAGFAVATGTLLDRLECARPTWALSAPAADVGEYCMKQSSFVAETRDRVFEERARMRNALDGAYGVHPSEAPFLLLDVGDRDVDALLDHARGRGLTLRDARTFPRLDSHVRVAVRLPEENDRLIDALLDA from the coding sequence ATGGACCCTGATGCCGTCTCCTCCGTGTCTCGGGTTCCGCACGGCGGCTCCGACGACGACCGACTCGTGGACTTCAGCGCCAACACGAACCCGCGGCGACCGCCGGGGGCGGCGATGGCGTACGAGGCGGCGTTCGGCGTCACCTCGCGGTACCCCTCCGACGACTACGCCGACTTCCGCATCGCCGCCGCGAGATACGTCGACTGCGACCCCCAACAGGTCGTGCCCACCGCCGGCGGACTCGCCGCCCTCCGACTCGCCTTCGGCGTGACGGTCGATAGCGGGGAAACGGTCGTCCTCCCCGAGCCGAGTTTCGGCGAGTACGACCGCGAAGTCCGGCTACAGGGCGGCGTCCCCGTTCCGGTCGCCCACGACGAACTGCTCTCCGTGGACCCGTCGGGCCACGCCGCCGTCGTCGTCTGCAACCCGAACAACCCGACCGGCGAAGCGTACCACCCGAACGACCTCCGCGAGTTCCTCGCGCGGTGCCGCGAGGCCGGCACCGTCCTCGTCGCCGACGAGGCGTTCCTCGACTTCACGGACTACCCCAGTCTGGCGGGCGAGGACGGCGTCGTCGTCGCTCGCTCCCTGACGAAGATGTTCGGCATGCCCGGGTTGCGCGCGGGGTTCGCCGTCGCCACCGGCACCCTCCTCGACAGACTCGAATGCGCGCGCCCGACGTGGGCGCTGTCGGCCCCCGCCGCCGACGTGGGCGAGTACTGCATGAAGCAGTCGTCGTTCGTCGCCGAGACGCGCGACCGGGTGTTCGAGGAACGCGCCCGGATGCGGAACGCCCTCGACGGCGCGTACGGCGTCCACCCCTCCGAGGCTCCCTTCCTCCTCCTCGACGTGGGCGACAGAGACGTGGACGCCCTGTTGGACCACGCCCGCGGGCGCGGCCTGACGCTCCGCGACGCGCGGACGTTCCCCCGCCTCGACTCGCACGTCCGCGTCGCCGTCCGCCTCCCGGAGGAGAACGACAGACTCATCGACGCCCTCCTCGACGCCTGA
- the cobS gene encoding adenosylcobinamide-GDP ribazoletransferase, with protein sequence MTLTAVRGGLTFLTRLPVESDEESWEAFRRTPAAFPLVGYVVGLLAALVLSLSLPAPTAVALYLLVLYLLTGVTHADGLADVGDAAAVHGEAERRTAVLKDSATGVGGALSLGVVLLVLALGALSLADASRWAYPAAVFAIALAAEVGAKTGMAYLVCTGSPAHEGMGSALAGEADAADFRSALVPLIPLALVAAFAGGAGVVAAALAPVGAAHLVGRWAEDRLGGVSGDVFGAANELGRAVGLHAGVIAWTLF encoded by the coding sequence CTGACCCTGACCGCCGTCCGCGGCGGCCTGACGTTCCTCACGCGCCTCCCAGTCGAGAGCGACGAGGAGTCGTGGGAGGCGTTCCGCCGGACGCCCGCCGCGTTCCCCCTCGTCGGCTACGTCGTCGGCCTCCTCGCGGCACTCGTCCTCTCGCTTTCGCTTCCGGCCCCGACGGCGGTTGCGCTCTACCTCCTCGTCCTCTACCTCCTCACGGGCGTCACGCACGCCGACGGCCTCGCGGACGTGGGCGACGCCGCCGCCGTCCACGGCGAGGCCGAGCGTCGCACGGCGGTGCTGAAAGACTCCGCAACCGGCGTCGGGGGTGCCCTGTCTCTGGGCGTCGTCCTCCTCGTTCTCGCCCTCGGCGCTCTCTCCCTCGCGGACGCCTCCCGGTGGGCGTACCCGGCGGCCGTCTTCGCCATCGCCCTCGCGGCGGAAGTCGGTGCGAAGACGGGGATGGCGTATCTCGTCTGTACGGGGTCGCCCGCCCACGAGGGGATGGGATCGGCGCTCGCGGGCGAGGCGGACGCGGCGGACTTCCGGTCCGCGTTGGTTCCGCTGATCCCTCTCGCCCTCGTCGCCGCGTTCGCCGGCGGGGCGGGCGTCGTCGCCGCGGCACTCGCGCCCGTCGGCGCCGCGCACCTCGTCGGTCGGTGGGCGGAGGACCGCCTCGGCGGCGTCAGCGGCGACGTCTTCGGCGCGGCGAACGAACTCGGGCGCGCCGTCGGACTCCACGCGGGGGTGATAGCGTGGACGCTCTTCTGA
- a CDS encoding NTP transferase domain-containing protein, with protein sequence MDALLMCGGRGTRLGGETEKPLVPIDGTPMFDRAAAALRESRVDTVYAVVSPNAPETAAHARERGVPTVETPGEGYVEDLECALGEVGRPVVTVAADLPLLAADHVDDAIAAARRDEAGCEDDAFDSVTVCVPAALKRRLGASADSTFECEGRELAPTGLNVVSDAPDDTVRITYDARLAVNVNRPDDAELAEDLCD encoded by the coding sequence GTGGACGCTCTTCTGATGTGCGGCGGCCGCGGCACCCGACTCGGCGGTGAGACGGAGAAACCGCTCGTCCCTATAGACGGAACGCCGATGTTCGACCGCGCGGCGGCGGCACTCCGCGAGAGTCGCGTCGATACCGTCTACGCCGTCGTCTCGCCGAACGCCCCCGAGACGGCCGCTCACGCGCGAGAGCGGGGCGTCCCGACCGTCGAGACGCCCGGCGAGGGGTACGTCGAGGACCTAGAGTGTGCTCTCGGGGAGGTGGGCCGACCGGTCGTCACCGTCGCCGCCGACCTCCCCCTCCTCGCGGCCGACCACGTGGACGACGCTATCGCGGCGGCGCGCCGGGACGAGGCGGGATGCGAGGACGACGCCTTCGACTCGGTGACGGTCTGCGTCCCGGCGGCGTTGAAGCGTCGACTCGGCGCGTCGGCGGACTCGACGTTCGAGTGCGAGGGCCGGGAACTCGCGCCGACCGGACTGAACGTCGTGTCGGACGCACCGGACGACACCGTGCGGATTACGTACGACGCCCGCCTCGCGGTCAACGTGAACCGACCGGACGACGCGGAACTCGCGGAGGACCTGTGCGACTGA